A part of Vicinamibacteria bacterium genomic DNA contains:
- a CDS encoding sigma 54-interacting transcriptional regulator: MSPSAQAKLLRALQERQFQRLGGTRALKANIRVIAATNRDLRK; this comes from the coding sequence ATGAGCCCCTCCGCCCAGGCGAAGCTCTTGCGCGCGCTGCAGGAGCGGCAGTTCCAGCGGCTGGGCGGCACCCGGGCTCTGAAGGCCAACATCCGCGTGATCGCGGCGACGAACCGCGATCTCCGGAAG